From Malaya genurostris strain Urasoe2022 chromosome 2, Malgen_1.1, whole genome shotgun sequence:
gtatgaattatgcaagcattccccttttccacatttttcgcaaaaacagaagcttcacttgatctcgattactgtgaatttcacacagagaaaagtgcaaaaatctaaccaaactgttctagatttgcactaaactgaggatatttcctttcgatttgcgaacaacaaatcctaatagttctttagaaaacttttagagccattagaacggctgattttgcgtaatgctctccaccgttgctttttcgccaatgcaaatgactggcagctgtgacgtaatcgctcttgtcggaagcgaaactagctttgcaaacgacacaaaatacatctgctcgcagtggcgatagaatccaaactgatccaatttttcttGATagacttgtttttacctgatttcgtttgtagctttttcactaatgggcggtcctaacggctataaaaatagcagcatattgaattttaatttcgatatttcatttcggatttgcgtttcattgaaagaaactatcaggatgctctacgggattcattcatgcctttcagaaggaccaaattgtggaactcactacgatatcaaacactgttcggaacattttctaaaacgatttgttgtacactcaagcaaattgagtagtaaaaatcataaggcaaatcttatgatgcatcaaaaatcaccaaaatcataatttcataagattaatatgaacaatatacctctgcaacatacatctcatctatcactataatagttttcatacgaacaacataTGAACTCCacaatatatgagagaagttatgtttgttatagaaatttcgcacaatattcctaaaaagttcgtatgaatttcataaggcgttttattggaattccaattttcgtgatttcataaggcggccttatgattcgcttacgatattcttgtggctaaaaaccatacgaaatcattatgaaattccatatattttttgcctgagtgtacagcagcagatattttgttctcttcctcagaacgcgttctgattggctggtgttgacatgggtcaaatgagacagggttttcaatagtgttctatttaaatacttcaatgctttttctttacacgcttaagttgaaaaatttagattctattggtagttagattatataaatcctttcacaaatcactgagctatgagctttaaaaatacgagaaaggcaaacgcgccttattaattatcctctttgatactcgtttataccaaacatttcagaaaagtttaattttgaattgtttgagattatgtcacacaactgaatattttatcataaaattgtgatcatatttccgatggcatgtagaaaaaattatgttgattcgttagatacaacaagagatactcacgatcaaaaacttatcactctctcagagggtaaattttgaaaaggcaccccatagtaaagtaagtcgtgtgaaacccaaatttggttattataacaatttttttctcttcgtgAACGAAATAGATCGAAAAATCAGTCAATATGGTAACACTTCCTGCACTTAATgacgtttgtttactttttggttTTCGTGCAGTCACTAAAGTTTAGTGTATTTAGTTTATAGATGTAATCATGTGAGTGATATTTTTATCTACATGGCTTCGTTGGAAGAATTAGAAATCGACACTGCTGAACCAATATTCGACAGTGTATCAATACCACAAGAAATAAAACGTTTTCGAGCAAAGGATATCAGCTATGAGAAGTTTTTTAGGTACTTTTTGCAAACCAATACAGCTGTGATACTCACATCTATAGCTAACACCTGGGAATGCTATCAACAATGGGTTACTCGCGATTGTACTGAAGTCGATAATGTAGACGTGAGTTACTTGAAGGCGCGCATCGACAATGTATCTGTACCAGTGGCCGACTgtggaaaacaacattataatgCTCACGAAAAAACAGAGATGAACTTCTTTGATTTTTTGGACTATTGGAAAAATTGTGGACCTGAGAGAACTGGATCGAAACTTTATCTTAAAGACTGGCACTTATGTAGGGAACTACCAGAGTATAAATTCTATCAAACGCCAATATTTTTTGCGTCTGATTGGTTAAATGAATTCTTGATAGACCGGAACCTAGATGACTatatgtttgtttacattgGCATTAAGGACACATGGACGTCTTTCCATGCAGATGTGTTTTCTTCCTTCAGCTGGTCAACAAATATAACCGGTGAAAAAAAGTGGTTACTTCTGCCCCCAGGAGAGGAGGTCAAATTGATGGATGTACTTGGTAATCTACCATTTGAAATATCAGAAGAATTACTTGATTCGAAAGAAGTGCTATATTACACAGTATATCAAACAGCAGGAGAAGCCTTATTTGTTCCTAGTGGATGGTATCATCAAGTACataatataaaaaattcaatttcagttaATCATAATTGGTTTAATGGATGTAACGTCACTAAAATATGGCGCAGTTTGGATAGGGCTTTAGAACAAGTAGTAAAAGAGATAG
This genomic window contains:
- the LOC131430947 gene encoding 2-oxoglutarate and iron-dependent oxygenase JMJD4 homolog produces the protein MASLEELEIDTAEPIFDSVSIPQEIKRFRAKDISYEKFFRYFLQTNTAVILTSIANTWECYQQWVTRDCTEVDNVDVSYLKARIDNVSVPVADCGKQHYNAHEKTEMNFFDFLDYWKNCGPERTGSKLYLKDWHLCRELPEYKFYQTPIFFASDWLNEFLIDRNLDDYMFVYIGIKDTWTSFHADVFSSFSWSTNITGEKKWLLLPPGEEVKLMDVLGNLPFEISEELLDSKEVLYYTVYQTAGEALFVPSGWYHQVHNIKNSISVNHNWFNGCNVTKIWRSLDRALEQVVKEIEDCRSMENFDEHCQLMLKASHGMNYYDFTEIITHVCMKRLCAYVNETEVVHFDRFRLGKNHIRFDIESIQNILNLMLVRRNLLEKLQLFSKLEKCTKLINDTF